In the genome of Candidatus Neomarinimicrobiota bacterium, one region contains:
- the sdhB gene encoding succinate dehydrogenase iron-sulfur subunit yields the protein MQVTVEIWRYDPVTEESHFDSFVREADPTERVLDVMLAIKDEDDGSVAFRKSCAHGVCGSDAMEINGLNRLACQVLIQDLETDLIRIRPLRGMKVLRDLIVDMDPFFEGLKQVQPYFIPAEEAPATEYRQSIDERAAFDDTTKCIMCGACTTSCPSFWSNDAYLGPAAFVKAHRFIFDSRDAGDSVRSCFRPRRLAVAPASSWSLV from the coding sequence ATGCAGGTGACAGTAGAGATTTGGCGCTACGATCCGGTTACGGAAGAGTCGCATTTTGACAGTTTCGTGCGGGAGGCCGACCCCACGGAGCGGGTGCTGGACGTGATGCTGGCCATCAAGGACGAGGATGACGGATCCGTTGCCTTCCGGAAATCGTGTGCCCATGGGGTCTGCGGATCCGACGCCATGGAAATCAACGGCCTCAACCGGCTGGCTTGCCAGGTGCTGATTCAAGACCTGGAGACCGACCTGATCCGCATCCGGCCGCTCAGGGGGATGAAGGTGCTACGGGACCTGATTGTGGACATGGACCCCTTTTTCGAGGGGCTGAAGCAGGTGCAGCCCTATTTCATCCCGGCCGAGGAGGCGCCGGCCACCGAGTACCGCCAGTCCATCGACGAACGCGCTGCCTTTGACGACACCACCAAGTGCATCATGTGTGGCGCCTGCACCACCAGTTGCCCCTCATTCTGGAGCAACGACGCCTATCTGGGTCCAGCCGCCTTCGTCAAGGCGCATCGCTTCATTTTCGACTCCCGCGACGCCGGCGATTCAGTTCGATCTTGCTTCCGACCACGGAGGCTTGCTGTTGCTCCCGCAAGCTCGTGGTCGCTCGTGTGA
- a CDS encoding succinate dehydrogenase flavoprotein subunit encodes MQPRTVLGAATVHRFDAIVVGAGGAGLRCALELSEHDYSVAVISKLYPVRSHTGAAQGGVGAALGNEEEDKPEWHFFDTVKGSDYLGDQDAIELMCEEAIAAVYELEHFGLPFSRTPDGKIAQRPFGGHTRNFGEAPVKRAAYAADRTGHMILHTLFDQCVKKEVRFFNEFYVLDLLKDGDACLGVVAYELATGEIHIFQAKATFIGTGGYGRVYSITSNAHASTGDCMAVCLRRGIPLEDMEFVQFHPTGLRRLGILVSEAARGEGGILRNREDLDNIGSGKDGFMAAVAPTVKDLAPRDMVARAIYDEIKAGRGIDGSGDTGSDYVYLDLVHLGEMVINTKLPDISHFSRTYLAVDPIVEPIPVQPTTHYAMGGIPTDTQGRVMRNARNEPVEGLYAAGEVACVSVHGANRLGTNSLVDIVVFGRRAGADMARYLKDAQFGHIGSEPDAFVRSEIDRLKHGGGKERVADIRKAMQSVMMVNSGVFRTEENLTTARDTIAELRQRYRQVGVGDQSDYFNTELVEAVELGFMLDIAGTIAESALNRTESRGAHSREDYPERDDKNWLKHTFISVDEDGQVSFDYKPVTITKFKPKPRVY; translated from the coding sequence ATTCAACCCCGAACTGTTCTAGGGGCTGCCACGGTCCACCGATTCGATGCCATTGTTGTGGGCGCGGGAGGCGCCGGCCTGAGGTGCGCCCTGGAGCTGAGCGAGCACGACTATTCCGTGGCGGTGATCTCCAAGCTGTACCCCGTACGCAGCCACACGGGGGCGGCTCAGGGCGGCGTGGGGGCCGCCCTGGGAAACGAGGAGGAGGACAAGCCGGAGTGGCACTTCTTTGACACGGTGAAGGGGTCGGATTACCTGGGGGACCAGGACGCCATCGAGCTCATGTGCGAGGAAGCGATCGCGGCGGTGTACGAGCTGGAGCACTTTGGCCTGCCCTTCAGCCGGACGCCCGATGGCAAGATCGCCCAGCGGCCCTTTGGTGGCCACACCCGGAACTTCGGTGAGGCGCCCGTGAAGCGGGCCGCCTATGCCGCAGACCGCACCGGCCATATGATTCTCCACACCCTGTTCGACCAGTGCGTGAAGAAGGAGGTGCGCTTCTTCAACGAGTTCTACGTCCTGGACCTGCTGAAGGATGGCGACGCCTGCCTGGGCGTGGTGGCGTATGAGCTGGCCACCGGTGAGATTCACATTTTTCAGGCCAAGGCCACCTTTATCGGCACGGGTGGGTATGGCCGGGTCTATTCCATCACCTCCAACGCGCACGCCTCCACGGGCGACTGCATGGCGGTCTGTCTGCGGCGGGGGATTCCCCTGGAGGACATGGAGTTCGTCCAGTTCCATCCGACCGGGCTCCGGCGGCTGGGGATCCTGGTTTCCGAGGCGGCGCGGGGCGAGGGCGGCATTCTCCGCAACCGGGAAGACCTGGACAACATCGGCAGCGGCAAGGACGGCTTTATGGCGGCCGTGGCGCCCACGGTCAAAGACCTGGCTCCCCGGGACATGGTCGCCCGGGCCATCTACGACGAAATCAAAGCCGGCCGGGGCATTGACGGCAGTGGCGACACCGGCTCCGACTATGTCTACCTGGACCTGGTCCACCTGGGCGAGATGGTGATCAACACCAAGTTGCCCGACATCTCCCATTTTTCCCGCACCTACCTGGCGGTGGACCCCATCGTTGAGCCCATTCCGGTGCAGCCCACCACCCACTACGCCATGGGCGGCATCCCCACGGACACCCAGGGCCGGGTGATGCGCAATGCCCGGAACGAGCCCGTGGAGGGGCTTTACGCGGCGGGTGAGGTGGCCTGCGTTTCGGTGCATGGAGCCAACCGGCTGGGCACCAACTCGCTGGTGGACATCGTCGTTTTTGGACGGCGGGCGGGGGCGGATATGGCACGCTACCTGAAGGACGCGCAGTTCGGGCACATCGGCAGTGAGCCCGATGCCTTTGTGCGCAGCGAAATCGACCGGCTCAAGCATGGCGGCGGCAAGGAACGCGTGGCCGATATCCGTAAGGCCATGCAGAGCGTCATGATGGTCAACAGTGGCGTCTTCCGTACGGAGGAGAACCTTACCACCGCCCGGGACACCATCGCCGAGCTGCGGCAACGCTACCGGCAGGTTGGGGTGGGCGACCAGAGCGACTATTTCAACACGGAACTGGTGGAGGCCGTGGAGTTGGGCTTCATGCTGGACATCGCCGGTACCATCGCCGAGAGCGCCCTGAACCGCACCGAAAGCCGGGGCGCCCACTCACGGGAGGACTACCCGGAGCGTGACGACAAGAACTGGCTGAAACACACCTTTATCAGCGTCGACGAAGATGGGCAGGTGAGCTTTGACTATAAGCCGGTGACCATCACCAAATTCAAACCAAAGCCGCGGGTATACTAG
- the sdhC gene encoding succinate dehydrogenase, cytochrome b556 subunit: protein MYKIQEGMLSWLLHKVTGLGIVGFLLFHIWGMAKMNQGPDAFNAVIEAYKTPLFKVGEIMLLGAILFHGFNGMRLILGEFTAWALERHKLLLYATYVVAGLLMAVGGWFIWYPRT, encoded by the coding sequence ATGTATAAAATCCAGGAGGGCATGCTCTCGTGGCTGCTGCACAAGGTCACGGGCCTGGGCATTGTGGGGTTCCTGCTGTTCCATATCTGGGGTATGGCCAAGATGAACCAAGGCCCTGACGCCTTCAATGCCGTCATCGAGGCCTATAAGACACCGCTCTTCAAGGTGGGCGAAATCATGTTGTTGGGGGCGATCCTGTTTCACGGTTTCAACGGCATGCGGCTGATACTGGGGGAGTTCACGGCGTGGGCGCTGGAGCGGCATAAGCTGCTGCTCTATGCCACCTACGTCGTCGCGGGACTGCTCATGGCTGTGGGCGGCTGGTTCATCTGGTACCCCCGGACATGA
- a CDS encoding sodium:solute symporter, which translates to MESYGIWSLLPPVAALGLALWRKQIYPALLLGVWMGWWVLEDWNPIAAVGATIAAIVAVFEDSGSTRIVLYSLLVGSVLILMGATGGVQGFVQWVSDRHWVTNRRQAQLVPFFLGILITVESSITSLVAGTVGRPLTDRYRVSREKLAYICDSTSAPVCMLVPFNGWGALVIGLLSVQGVESPVGVLLSSLAWNFYAMLAILIVLLTIVSGRELGPMKVAEQRAQEEGKLLADGAVPLVDEAVLGAATLEGLRPRAANLALPILTMIGTIVAGILLTGRADAPEGSSLWQMVQASSGSTAVLWAVVASLAVLVLVNLQFLPGRGAAEGKLSAQTFVELSFRGMGGMIPVVSLLVLAFALGGTVKELGTGAYVAELIGGVAGPKAAVVGLFLLACVMSFATGTSWGTFALMVPIAVPLALAMDGHLPLYLASVLGGGVFGDHCSPISDTSIISSMASASDHIDHVRTQIPYALVGAGLTLGLYLVVA; encoded by the coding sequence ATGGAATCGTACGGTATCTGGTCACTCCTGCCGCCGGTGGCGGCGCTGGGGCTGGCGCTGTGGAGAAAGCAAATCTATCCGGCGCTGTTGCTGGGCGTGTGGATGGGGTGGTGGGTGCTGGAGGACTGGAACCCCATTGCGGCGGTGGGCGCCACGATTGCCGCCATCGTGGCCGTATTTGAGGACAGTGGCAGTACCCGGATCGTGCTCTATAGCCTGCTGGTGGGCAGCGTGCTGATCCTGATGGGCGCCACCGGCGGGGTGCAGGGCTTCGTGCAGTGGGTGAGTGACCGCCACTGGGTGACCAACCGGCGGCAGGCGCAGCTGGTGCCCTTTTTCCTGGGCATCCTCATTACCGTGGAGAGCTCCATCACCTCGCTGGTGGCCGGCACGGTGGGTCGGCCCCTGACGGACCGCTACCGGGTGAGCCGGGAGAAGCTGGCCTACATTTGCGACTCCACCTCAGCGCCTGTGTGCATGCTGGTGCCCTTCAACGGCTGGGGCGCCCTGGTCATCGGCTTGCTGAGCGTCCAGGGGGTGGAGAGTCCCGTGGGGGTGTTGCTGTCCAGCCTGGCATGGAATTTCTATGCCATGCTGGCGATTCTTATCGTGCTGCTGACCATTGTCAGTGGTCGGGAGCTGGGTCCCATGAAGGTGGCCGAGCAGCGGGCGCAAGAGGAAGGGAAGCTGCTGGCCGATGGCGCTGTCCCCCTTGTGGATGAGGCCGTACTGGGGGCGGCTACGCTGGAGGGCCTGCGCCCGCGGGCGGCCAACCTGGCGCTACCGATCCTGACCATGATCGGCACGATCGTGGCCGGCATCCTGCTCACCGGCCGGGCCGACGCGCCTGAGGGGTCCAGCCTGTGGCAAATGGTCCAGGCCAGTTCGGGGTCCACGGCGGTATTATGGGCGGTGGTTGCCAGCCTGGCCGTGCTGGTGCTGGTCAACCTGCAATTCTTACCGGGGCGGGGCGCTGCCGAGGGCAAACTTTCGGCGCAGACCTTCGTGGAGTTGTCGTTCAGGGGCATGGGCGGGATGATTCCGGTGGTGAGCCTGCTGGTGCTGGCCTTTGCGCTGGGTGGCACGGTGAAAGAGCTGGGGACGGGCGCTTACGTTGCGGAGCTGATCGGCGGCGTGGCCGGTCCGAAGGCGGCGGTGGTGGGGCTGTTCCTGTTGGCGTGCGTGATGTCGTTCGCCACCGGTACATCGTGGGGGACCTTCGCTCTGATGGTGCCGATTGCGGTCCCGCTGGCGCTGGCCATGGACGGCCATCTGCCGCTCTACCTGGCGTCGGTGCTTGGCGGAGGGGTGTTCGGCGACCACTGCTCGCCCATCTCCGACACGTCCATCATCTCATCCATGGCCTCCGCCTCCGACCACATCGATCATGTGCGCACGCAGATTCCCTACGCCCTGGTGGGGGCCGGGCTGACGCTGGGGCTGTACCTGGTGGTGGCGTGA
- a CDS encoding septation protein SpoVG family protein, with product MHIERINKGQWGKIRAFFDLRTDEGLVIKGFKIVAGSSGPFVGMPSQKNNDGQYFDTVVAEQELKDAITRLAMEAYGSDIVHEGPPPDAEPPPLGDDDIPF from the coding sequence ATGCACATTGAACGTATCAATAAGGGGCAATGGGGTAAGATCCGAGCCTTTTTCGACCTGCGCACCGATGAGGGGTTGGTCATCAAGGGTTTCAAAATTGTGGCGGGTTCCAGTGGCCCTTTCGTCGGCATGCCGAGCCAGAAGAACAATGACGGTCAGTACTTCGACACGGTGGTGGCCGAGCAGGAGCTGAAGGATGCCATCACACGGCTGGCGATGGAGGCTTACGGCAGCGACATTGTACACGAGGGCCCACCGCCGGACGCCGAGCCGCCCCCGCTGGGCGATGATGACATACCCTTCTAG
- a CDS encoding pyruvate, phosphate dikinase has translation MSTTVYAFGNGRADGSAEMKALLGGKGANLAEMANLGLPVPAGFTISTEVCTYFSEHDRSYPPGLEELVDSALRRTQEIMGRTFGDPDDPLLVSVRSGARVSMPGMMETVLNIGLTTDTLPGLAARTGDERFAWDSYRRLITMYADVVMEKAAGIQPPEGQGIRQRLDQLLDDLKARRGYEFDYQLTPADLQQLTADYKAEIQAQLSAPFPDDPYEQLWGAVGAVFVSWNGKRAIAYRRIEGLSHEWGTAVNIQSMVYGNLGATSATGVAFSRHPATGENAFFGEWLPNAQGEDVVAGIRTPNPLNEASRNDGNTLPSLEQQFPALYAELLQHSRLLENHYTDMQDLEFTIEDGHLYMLQTRVGKRNGLAALRIAVELVSDGLIDQRTALTRVRPAQLDELLHPMVSPAAERNHKPIAEGLPAGPGAAVGKIVLSPDRAEELAAQGEKVILVRTETSPEDIHGMHAAEAILTSRGGMTSHAALVARGWGKCCIVGCQALIIHAEQGEVRIGSTVLREGDVITLNGTRGLVYQGELPLTAIDLGQNKILDTFLAWCDEVRRLGVRANADRPEDAAQARRLGAEGIGLTRTEHMFFEPERIKFVRQMILANSPADRRKAIMRLLPFQKDDFRGIFQAMDGLPVTIRLLDPPLHEFVPHEKIHQVALATEMGLTPEDIRARVEALEEFNPMLGHRGCRLGISYPEITEMQARAILEAAAELIQEGLDVRPEIMVPLVGHYKELRHQRAIITDVYEQVRADIGDIPHLAIGTMIEVPRGAITADEIAPLADFFSFGTNDLTQMGSGFSRDDSGSFLPRYLELEIYPSDPFQSLDQAGIGELVRIAVEKGRRVKPGLKMGICGEHGGDPDSIRFFHEVGLDYVSCSPFRIPVARLAAAQAALSEAEGDAAARDIMP, from the coding sequence ATGAGCACCACCGTCTATGCCTTCGGCAATGGCCGGGCCGACGGGTCCGCCGAGATGAAAGCCCTGCTGGGCGGCAAGGGGGCTAATCTGGCCGAAATGGCCAACCTCGGTCTGCCCGTCCCGGCGGGGTTCACCATCTCTACCGAGGTCTGCACCTACTTTAGCGAGCACGACCGCAGCTATCCCCCGGGCCTGGAAGAGCTCGTCGACAGCGCTCTCCGCCGCACGCAGGAGATTATGGGCCGCACCTTCGGCGATCCCGACGACCCTCTGCTGGTCTCGGTGCGTTCCGGTGCCCGCGTATCCATGCCCGGCATGATGGAGACCGTCCTCAATATCGGCCTCACCACCGACACGCTCCCCGGACTGGCTGCCCGCACCGGCGATGAGCGCTTTGCCTGGGATAGCTACCGCCGCCTCATCACCATGTATGCCGATGTGGTCATGGAGAAAGCCGCTGGCATCCAGCCGCCCGAGGGCCAGGGCATCCGGCAGCGGCTGGACCAGCTGCTCGACGACCTGAAAGCGCGGCGGGGCTACGAGTTCGACTACCAGCTTACCCCGGCCGACCTGCAACAGCTCACGGCAGACTACAAGGCCGAAATTCAAGCGCAGCTGTCGGCGCCGTTCCCCGATGATCCCTACGAGCAGCTCTGGGGCGCCGTGGGGGCCGTGTTCGTCTCCTGGAACGGCAAGCGGGCCATCGCCTACCGGCGCATTGAGGGCCTGTCCCACGAATGGGGTACCGCCGTCAACATCCAGTCCATGGTTTACGGCAACCTGGGGGCAACCTCCGCCACCGGCGTGGCCTTCTCCCGCCATCCCGCCACGGGCGAGAACGCCTTCTTCGGTGAATGGCTGCCCAACGCCCAGGGCGAGGACGTCGTCGCCGGCATCCGCACCCCCAACCCCCTCAACGAGGCCAGCCGCAATGATGGCAACACCCTGCCGTCCCTGGAACAGCAATTTCCCGCCCTGTACGCTGAACTGTTGCAGCACAGCCGGTTGCTGGAGAATCACTATACCGATATGCAGGACCTGGAGTTTACCATCGAGGACGGCCACCTCTATATGCTCCAGACCCGCGTGGGCAAGCGCAACGGGCTCGCAGCCCTGCGCATTGCCGTTGAGCTGGTAAGCGACGGACTCATTGACCAGCGCACCGCCCTGACCCGCGTCCGGCCGGCCCAGCTCGATGAACTGCTCCACCCCATGGTCTCCCCCGCTGCTGAGCGCAACCACAAGCCTATCGCGGAGGGACTCCCGGCGGGCCCCGGTGCTGCCGTTGGCAAAATCGTCCTCAGCCCCGACCGCGCCGAAGAGCTTGCGGCCCAGGGCGAGAAGGTCATCCTGGTGCGCACCGAGACCAGCCCCGAGGACATTCACGGCATGCACGCCGCCGAGGCCATCCTCACCTCCCGCGGCGGCATGACCAGTCACGCCGCGTTGGTGGCCAGGGGTTGGGGCAAGTGCTGTATCGTGGGTTGCCAGGCGCTGATCATTCACGCCGAACAGGGCGAAGTACGCATTGGCAGCACCGTGCTGCGGGAAGGAGACGTCATCACCCTCAACGGCACCCGGGGACTGGTCTATCAGGGTGAACTGCCCCTCACCGCCATTGACCTGGGTCAGAACAAGATTCTCGATACATTCCTGGCGTGGTGCGACGAGGTTCGCCGCTTGGGTGTCCGCGCCAACGCCGACCGGCCCGAGGACGCCGCCCAGGCCCGCCGCCTGGGCGCTGAGGGGATCGGCCTCACCCGCACCGAGCATATGTTCTTCGAGCCCGAGCGCATCAAGTTCGTCCGCCAGATGATCCTGGCCAATTCACCGGCCGACCGCCGCAAGGCCATCATGCGCCTGCTCCCCTTTCAGAAAGACGACTTTCGCGGCATCTTCCAGGCCATGGACGGCCTGCCCGTCACCATTCGCCTCCTCGACCCCCCGCTCCACGAGTTCGTGCCCCACGAAAAAATTCACCAGGTTGCCCTGGCTACCGAAATGGGCCTGACCCCAGAGGATATCCGCGCCCGCGTGGAAGCGCTCGAAGAGTTCAACCCCATGCTGGGGCACCGTGGCTGCCGCTTGGGCATCAGCTATCCGGAAATCACCGAGATGCAGGCCCGGGCTATTCTCGAAGCGGCCGCCGAATTGATCCAGGAAGGCCTCGACGTCCGCCCCGAGATTATGGTCCCCCTCGTGGGGCACTACAAGGAGCTGCGCCACCAACGCGCCATCATCACCGATGTTTATGAGCAGGTCCGCGCGGATATCGGCGACATCCCCCATCTGGCCATCGGCACCATGATCGAGGTGCCCCGCGGCGCCATCACCGCTGACGAGATCGCCCCCTTGGCCGACTTCTTCAGCTTCGGCACCAACGACCTCACGCAGATGGGCAGCGGCTTCTCCCGAGACGACTCCGGCTCATTCCTGCCCCGTTACCTCGAGCTGGAAATCTACCCCAGCGACCCCTTCCAGAGCCTGGATCAAGCCGGCATTGGTGAGTTGGTGCGCATCGCCGTGGAAAAAGGGCGCCGCGTCAAGCCCGGCCTCAAAATGGGGATCTGTGGGGAACACGGCGGGGATCCCGACTCCATCCGCTTTTTCCACGAAGTGGGGCTCGATTACGTCAGCTGCTCGCCATTCAGGATACCCGTAGCACGGCTCGCTGCCGCCCAGGCGGCTCTGAGCGAAGCCGAAGGGGACGCCGCCGCCAGGGACATTATGCCGTAG
- a CDS encoding flagellar motor protein MotB, whose amino-acid sequence MPKKRKEDEGLPEYFATFADMMTLLMTFFVLLFSMSTMDPVKMADMAASMEDNLSGSARETRIPIMTQSDILKEVKAAIEETQMNEFAEVTHSPKGTSITIDSRFAYDVGSADLKSAIHPFLNRVVPIMADPGNRYPIAIEGHTDNLPTAGAIAVRYPTNWELSAARAASVVTYVISQGVPGGKLRAVGFADRIPFGTSWTQTRVGVTEEMVQAGNSTNQLRAKNRRVEITFLAVG is encoded by the coding sequence ATGCCAAAGAAACGCAAAGAAGATGAAGGCCTGCCGGAGTATTTTGCCACTTTTGCCGACATGATGACACTGCTCATGACGTTCTTTGTGCTGCTGTTCTCCATGTCGACCATGGACCCGGTAAAAATGGCCGACATGGCGGCCTCCATGGAAGACAACCTTAGCGGCAGTGCCCGTGAGACCCGGATCCCGATCATGACTCAGAGCGATATTCTCAAGGAAGTGAAGGCGGCCATTGAAGAGACTCAAATGAACGAATTCGCCGAGGTCACGCACAGCCCGAAGGGGACCAGCATCACCATCGACAGCCGCTTTGCCTACGACGTTGGCAGCGCCGATCTGAAATCGGCCATCCACCCGTTCCTTAACCGGGTCGTCCCCATTATGGCGGACCCGGGGAACAGGTACCCCATCGCCATCGAAGGGCACACGGACAACCTGCCCACGGCGGGGGCGATCGCTGTCCGCTACCCCACCAACTGGGAGCTGTCGGCTGCGCGGGCGGCCAGTGTGGTAACCTACGTCATTTCCCAAGGCGTCCCCGGGGGTAAGCTGCGGGCGGTAGGATTTGCCGACCGCATTCCCTTTGGCACCAGCTGGACACAGACCCGTGTGGGCGTGACGGAAGAGATGGTGCAGGCCGGGAACAGCACCAACCAACTGCGGGCCAAGAACAGGCGGGTGGAAATTACCTTCCTGGCCGTTGGCTAA
- a CDS encoding MotA/TolQ/ExbB proton channel family protein — MDLATIIGVMIGVGLIGGAIFMQAAGSGTNPIVFVDIMSIMIVLGGTLAATSIAFPLKEVVRLLTILRMVFKGARIELGALVDDVVDMSGVARKGPKDLEDALGNVRNPFLKDGLQMVVDGYSVEEIRDIMGTRVEYREAREETEAGLFKAMGKFSPAFGIIGTLIGLVFMLKGMGSAGGEDMAAQVGTGMATALITTFYGAVMANLFFLPMAEKLINGIGTKSTMQNMITEGVCMLQMKKHPLIVREKINSFIPPREWKRMEPGQAAGGGG; from the coding sequence ATGGACCTAGCAACCATCATAGGGGTAATGATCGGCGTGGGTCTGATTGGCGGCGCCATCTTCATGCAGGCCGCGGGTTCGGGGACCAATCCGATTGTATTCGTTGATATTATGTCCATCATGATTGTACTGGGCGGCACCCTGGCCGCCACATCGATCGCTTTCCCGCTTAAGGAAGTGGTGCGCCTGCTTACGATCCTGCGCATGGTGTTCAAGGGCGCCAGGATCGAGCTGGGTGCGTTGGTGGATGATGTGGTGGATATGAGCGGGGTCGCCCGCAAGGGGCCTAAGGACCTGGAAGACGCACTGGGGAACGTGAGGAATCCGTTCCTGAAAGACGGTCTCCAGATGGTGGTGGACGGCTATTCCGTGGAGGAGATACGCGACATCATGGGCACCCGGGTGGAGTACCGCGAGGCACGGGAAGAGACGGAGGCCGGCCTGTTCAAGGCCATGGGTAAATTTTCACCGGCGTTCGGCATTATCGGTACGCTGATCGGGCTGGTCTTCATGCTCAAAGGCATGGGCTCGGCGGGTGGCGAAGACATGGCGGCGCAGGTGGGCACGGGCATGGCCACGGCCCTGATTACCACGTTCTACGGGGCGGTTATGGCCAACCTGTTTTTCCTGCCCATGGCAGAGAAGCTGATCAACGGGATCGGCACCAAGAGCACCATGCAGAATATGATTACTGAGGGGGTCTGTATGCTGCAGATGAAAAAGCACCCGCTGATTGTCCGGGAAAAAATAAATTCGTTCATCCCGCCCCGCGAGTGGAAACGGATGGAGCCCGGGCAAGCAGCAGGAGGAGGAGGATAG